The following proteins are co-located in the Flavobacterium sp. CECT 9288 genome:
- a CDS encoding ZIP family metal transporter, translated as MNYLLPLLSVILGYGVALIIRPKNKTNLKLLLAFSGSFLLSLTVMHLLPEIYKSNTTTIGIFIMLGILFQIILEFFSKGAEHGHVHGHEAITQIPWLLFISLCIHAFLEGFPVSHHQDLAIGIAIHHLPIAIILTTFFINASLNKKAIFFFMITFSIMTPLGTILSDYLPILNTYYTEITAIVIGILFHISSTIIFESSEGHKFNIAKVSMIVIGIALAYFL; from the coding sequence ATGAATTACCTCTTACCATTACTCTCTGTAATTTTAGGATACGGTGTTGCATTAATTATTAGACCTAAGAATAAGACTAATCTAAAATTACTCTTAGCCTTCAGCGGATCTTTTTTACTGTCCTTGACAGTAATGCATTTATTACCAGAAATTTACAAGAGTAACACAACAACCATTGGCATATTCATTATGCTAGGAATATTGTTCCAAATCATATTAGAGTTTTTCTCTAAAGGTGCAGAGCATGGTCACGTACACGGACATGAAGCAATAACACAAATCCCATGGTTGTTGTTCATAAGTCTTTGTATTCATGCATTTCTAGAAGGTTTCCCCGTGAGCCATCACCAAGATTTAGCCATAGGAATAGCCATACATCACTTGCCTATAGCCATTATCTTGACTACTTTTTTTATAAATGCAAGTCTTAATAAAAAAGCAATCTTTTTCTTCATGATCACTTTTTCAATCATGACACCACTCGGTACCATATTATCTGATTATTTACCCATCTTAAACACATATTACACAGAAATTACAGCCATTGTCATAGGAATATTGTTTCACATATCATCTACCATAATTTTTGAAAGCAGCGAAGGACACAAGTTCAACATTGCTAAAGTTTCAATGATTGTAATTGGTATTGCATTGGCATATTTTTTATAA
- the murQ gene encoding N-acetylmuramic acid 6-phosphate etherase: MEFTKTTEQSSKYEHLEKMSVQELLSNINQEDKTVPLAVEKALPQIENLVTAIVTKMKLGGRLFYIGAGTSGRLGIVDASECPPTFGVSFDLVVGIIAGGDAAIRKAVENAEDNPTQAWLDLQAFAINEKDVVIGIAASGTTPYVIAGLQACNENNITTGSISCNAGSPLSQTSKFPIEVIVGPEFVTGSSRMKAGTAQKLVLNMISTATMIQLGKVKGNKMVDMQLSNSKLVDRGVKMIMDEIPVTYEQASALLLEHKSVRQAVMNFEARR, translated from the coding sequence ATGGAATTCACAAAAACCACCGAACAATCTTCAAAATACGAACATTTAGAAAAAATGTCGGTTCAGGAATTGTTGTCAAATATCAATCAAGAAGACAAAACAGTGCCACTTGCTGTTGAAAAAGCATTGCCCCAAATTGAAAATTTAGTAACTGCAATTGTCACTAAAATGAAATTAGGCGGTCGCTTATTTTACATAGGTGCTGGAACCTCTGGAAGATTAGGAATTGTTGATGCCTCAGAATGTCCACCTACCTTTGGTGTTTCCTTTGATTTAGTTGTAGGGATTATTGCTGGTGGTGACGCAGCCATTCGTAAAGCTGTTGAAAATGCCGAAGACAACCCAACTCAAGCTTGGCTTGACTTACAAGCTTTTGCAATAAATGAAAAAGATGTCGTTATAGGAATTGCAGCTTCGGGAACCACACCTTATGTAATTGCTGGTTTACAGGCGTGTAATGAGAACAACATAACCACAGGAAGTATTTCTTGTAATGCTGGAAGTCCGTTGTCACAAACGTCTAAATTCCCAATTGAAGTAATTGTAGGTCCAGAATTTGTAACCGGAAGTTCCCGCATGAAAGCTGGAACGGCACAAAAACTAGTACTCAACATGATATCGACTGCTACCATGATTCAGTTAGGAAAAGTAAAAGGCAACAAAATGGTTGACATGCAACTCAGCAATAGCAAACTGGTTGACCGCGGCGTAAAGATGATCATGGACGAAATTCCGGTTACTTACGAGCAAGCATCTGCCTTATTGTTAGAACACAAAAGTGTACGTCAAGCGGTGATGAATTTCGAGGCGAGAAGGTAA
- a CDS encoding cyclopropane-fatty-acyl-phospholipid synthase family protein has product MSASQNTSLENQPKSTENWYTSWFDTPYYHILYKDRNYREAQVFMDNLTHYLNLPENAKVLDLACGKGRHSIYLNQLGFTVLGADLSENSIAEANKNANEKLQFKVHDMREPFEEKFDAIFNLFTSFGYFESDEDNLTTLIAIKESLSEYGFAVIDFMNVPNVIETLVPTETKTVDGIDFHITRYLKEGHIYKEIDFEDKGQKYHFTEKVKALTLKDFEELMEQAGIYLLDTFGDYKLKKFHKTESERLIMIFK; this is encoded by the coding sequence ATGTCTGCATCTCAAAATACATCCCTTGAAAATCAACCCAAATCAACTGAAAACTGGTATACCTCTTGGTTTGATACACCTTATTATCACATTTTATACAAGGATAGAAATTACAGGGAAGCTCAAGTTTTTATGGACAACCTTACGCATTATCTCAATTTACCAGAAAATGCCAAAGTTCTTGATTTAGCCTGCGGCAAAGGCCGTCATTCTATATATTTAAACCAATTGGGTTTTACCGTTCTTGGAGCCGATTTATCTGAAAACAGTATCGCCGAAGCGAATAAAAATGCTAATGAAAAATTACAATTCAAAGTTCATGACATGCGTGAACCATTTGAAGAAAAATTTGATGCCATATTTAATTTGTTTACCAGTTTTGGTTATTTTGAAAGTGACGAAGACAACCTAACAACGCTTATAGCCATCAAAGAAAGCTTGTCAGAATACGGTTTTGCAGTAATTGATTTTATGAATGTACCTAATGTCATAGAAACACTAGTCCCTACAGAAACTAAAACCGTTGATGGTATTGATTTTCACATTACCCGATATTTAAAAGAAGGCCATATTTACAAAGAAATTGACTTTGAAGATAAAGGTCAAAAATACCATTTCACCGAAAAAGTAAAAGCATTAACGCTGAAAGATTTTGAAGAATTAATGGAGCAAGCCGGAATTTATCTCCTAGATACCTTTGGGGATTATAAATTAAAAAAATTCCATAAAACAGAAAGTGAACGCTTAATCATGATTTTTAAATAA